CAATTAACGGCGCCAGAGTTTTTAGGTATTGGGGCGAACCCATTCTGGTGGCAGTACTACTGGGTATATCTGTTTGCCTTTGCCATTGGCTTTGCTACCACCATTGCTGAGCCTTCGTTGATTGCGGTGGCTATCAAAGCGGAGGAGGTCAGTGGTGGCACCATCAAACCTTGGGGTTTACGCATAGCTGTAGCGCTAGGGGTGGCTTCTGGAATCGCCCTTGGTGCCTATCGAATTGTTGTTGGCGATCCACTTCATTGGTACATCCTTTCGGGCTACTTTGTCGTAGTAGTGCAAACCCAATTTGCGCCAAAGATGATCATCCCTTTGGCTTACGATTCCGGTGGCGTTACCACCTCAACTGTGACGGTTCCTTTGGTTGCGGCGTTGGGGCTTGGATTAGCTTCGGTGATCCCTGGACGTAGCCCACTTCTGGATGGTTTTGGCCTTATCGCCTTTGCCAGCCTGTTCCCAATTATAACTGTGATGGGCTATGCCCAACTGTCGGCGTGGCAACAGCGCCGAGAATAACAATAGAGGTGCGCAATGCGTTTCAAACTGATTATTGCTTTTGTGGATGAGGAGAAGTCGCAAGACTTAGTGCATGCGGCCCGGCAAGTAGGTGCTACCGGTGTTACGCTGATTAACCATGCTCAAGGGGAAGGATTGAAGCCGAAGAAAACCTTTTTCGGACTGACATTAGAGAGCCAACGGGATGTGCTGTTGTTTGTGGTAGAGGAACATATGGCTCGTGAAGTGTTGGAGAATTTAGCCAAGGTTGGTGAGTTTGACGACAGCCCAGGTACCGGTATTGCGTTGCAGATAGACGTAGAAGATGCGGTAGGGGTTGCTCACCAGATCGAGTCTATTAGCGATAGAGTGGAGCAGCAGCTATGACCAAGGAACGAGTGTCTGTAAAGGATGTGATGACCCAGCATTGGATTGCAGTCGATGGTATCAAAACCATTGCCGAAGGGTTGGGGGAAATTCAGAGTGAGCGGATTGATGCATTCATTATCAATAAGCGTGATCAACATGATGAATATGGCCTAGTGCTGCTCTCCGACATCGGTAAACAAGTGTTGGCCAAAGGACGTGCGCCTGAGCGGGTTAACCTTTATGAAATTATGTCGAAGCCGCTTATTTCAGTGCAGTCCGATATGGACATTCGTTACTGCACTCGCTTGTTTGAGCGATTTGGGTTGCATGTGGTGCCAGTGGTTGATGATGGACAGGTCGTTGGTGTCGTGACCTATCGTGAATTGGTGGTGCAAGGGTTGAAAAGTGCCATTCATTAATCGTAACCATACCAAGGTTATCCACAGAATCTGTGGACAAGGTTGTTGAAAGAATGGGATTGTTACCCTAAGTTAATGATTTGAATCGTTATATTTTTCGGTTTGAAAAGCGCACTAAGGCGTTAAATTGCCAACAAATATGCACATTTAGAGTAAATTAACTGCTCCGCGGTAGATGATTGTTAATAAATGTCGCTATTTAGCTAGCAATTTGTGTCATTCAGTAGCCATAAAAAGGCTGTGTCGTAGTTAGCTGTTGAAGTTTATCTTAAGCCTTCGGCTCTGCCGATTTTGGTGCTTTAACAGCATTGGGAAGAGCAACACTTAGTTGGTACACAGCCATAAAAAAACCGGACATTAAGTCCGGTTTTGTTGATGCGTATAAACGAGCGTTGATTATACCGCGTCAGAACCCGCTTGGATTGCGGTTAGAGCGATGGTGTAGACAATGTCTTCAACCAATGCGCCGCGAGACAGATCGTTTACTGGCTTTCGCATACCTTGCAGCATTGGACCAATAGAGATCAAGTCAGCGGAGCGCTGTACCGCTTTGTAGGTGGTGTTACCGGTATTCAAATCAGGGAAGATGAATACGGTAGCTTGGCCAGCTACTTTACTGTTGGGTGCTTTAGATGCAGCTACGTTTGGCATAACCGCAGCATCGTACTGCAGAGGACCGTCGATCAGCAGATCAGGACGTTTCTCTTGAGCGATGCGAGTGGCTTCACGTACTTTTTCAACGTCGGCACCGGCACCAGATGAACCAGTAGAGTAAGAGATCATCGCTACTTTTGGTTCGATACCAAAGGCTTTGGCAGAATCGGCAGATTGAATTGCAATCTCAGCCAGCTGCTCAGCGTTTGGATCTGGGTTAATCGCACAGTCACCGTATACCAATACTTGATCAGGCAGCAGCATGAAGAAGATTGACGAAACCAGGGAGGAGCCCGGTGCGGTTTTGATCAACTGCAGCGGTGGACGGATAGTGTTGGCTGTGGTGTGAACCGCGCCAGAGACCAAGCCATCTACTTCGTCTTGAGCCAACATCATGGTACCCAGTACCACAGTGTCTTGTAATTGCTCGCGAGCAACGACTTCGGTTAGACCCTTGTTGCGACGAAGCTCGCACATTGGTGCTACGTAACGTTCAAGTGCAGCGTTAGGATCGACGATGGTTACGCCGTCACCCAGAGTCACACCCTGTTGCTCTGCAACACGACGGATCTCTTCAGGGTTACCTAGCAATATA
The genomic region above belongs to Ferrimonas lipolytica and contains:
- a CDS encoding P-II family nitrogen regulator, whose product is MRFKLIIAFVDEEKSQDLVHAARQVGATGVTLINHAQGEGLKPKKTFFGLTLESQRDVLLFVVEEHMAREVLENLAKVGEFDDSPGTGIALQIDVEDAVGVAHQIESISDRVEQQL
- a CDS encoding DUF1538 domain-containing protein; this translates as MEWLTDLFQTLIATVADVIPIIGVLFGFQYLVLRQRLPALSQKLLGLGCVIVGLSLFLVGLEKALFPLGEMMASQLTAPEFLGIGANPFWWQYYWVYLFAFAIGFATTIAEPSLIAVAIKAEEVSGGTIKPWGLRIAVALGVASGIALGAYRIVVGDPLHWYILSGYFVVVVQTQFAPKMIIPLAYDSGGVTTSTVTVPLVAALGLGLASVIPGRSPLLDGFGLIAFASLFPIITVMGYAQLSAWQQRRE
- a CDS encoding CBS domain-containing protein, encoding MTKERVSVKDVMTQHWIAVDGIKTIAEGLGEIQSERIDAFIINKRDQHDEYGLVLLSDIGKQVLAKGRAPERVNLYEIMSKPLISVQSDMDIRYCTRLFERFGLHVVPVVDDGQVVGVVTYRELVVQGLKSAIH